The region AATATAAGAGTAAACCTGCGGTTCCTGTTACTTTCAATTTAGTACTTTTCGTCATTTTGAATCACTCCTTATTTAATTTAGTTAACAACTTTAAAACTGGCGATTTTTATAAACAATCATCGTTGAAAAATAAGATAATTTATCAGTCTCTTTAAGATTCTTAATCGTCATTTGACGGACTTCTTTAGCTTGTGAAGCATGACTAATTAGAATAGTCTGCTCTAACAAATTAGCTTCTCTTAAAATAGGTAAGACTTTTGGTAGATGGTTGGCAACTTTCATTAGAACGACTGTATCATTTTGCAAAATGCCATTTTTAATTTCTTCAGCAGATACTGTGGCTGGAATTACCGCAAATTTTTCTTCATCAATACATAATGGTAATTGAACTTGCGAGGCCATACTAATAAAGGAAGCGATGCCTGGAACGGTCTCGGTTTCAATATCATCATCTAAAAGATCTAGTAAGTAACTATAAGTGCTATAAACCATTGGATCCCCTAAGGTAATAAAAGCCACATCTTGCCCACTGCGAACATCAGCTGAAATTTCCTTAGCAATGGTTTGCCAACTGATCATTTTTTCTTCCCAATCATTCGTCATAGGAAAATGACGTTGCTTAATTTCTAACTCTGGATTCAAAAATGGTTCAACAATCGATAAAGCTAAGCTCTTACTAGCTTTTTTTGCTTCGGGTGTATATAAAACAGACATTTTTTTTAGTAAATTTGCCCCCTTGACTGTCATTAAATCACTGTCTCCTGGACCGGTACCAATCCCATAAAATTTTGCCATTTTTTTAGGCCTCTTTCGTCATGATTTCTTGAAGATGAGATAAATAAATATCTTGAATTTTTGGGCTTTCACCTAACCCC is a window of Vagococcus intermedius DNA encoding:
- a CDS encoding cobalt-factor II C(20)-methyltransferase, with the protein product MAKFYGIGTGPGDSDLMTVKGANLLKKMSVLYTPEAKKASKSLALSIVEPFLNPELEIKQRHFPMTNDWEEKMISWQTIAKEISADVRSGQDVAFITLGDPMVYSTYSYLLDLLDDDIETETVPGIASFISMASQVQLPLCIDEEKFAVIPATVSAEEIKNGILQNDTVVLMKVANHLPKVLPILREANLLEQTILISHASQAKEVRQMTIKNLKETDKLSYFSTMIVYKNRQF